Within the Phaseolus vulgaris cultivar G19833 chromosome 9, P. vulgaris v2.0, whole genome shotgun sequence genome, the region TGTGGGCCTAAGAGAATGATGAAATCGatttaaatttaatgaaaatacatatttaaattaatctaAATTCCATAATCTATAATAGCGATATAAAATCACCCCTTCGTCATTAGTCCCCAATCTGTTTCTTTTTTCCCCTTCGGTTCGGTTCactgtatttttaattttcactcTTTCTACTTCTCCCTTTTGTTGCctgcacatttttttttttctgtttttcttctttggaAAGAATTgaacaaattatatatttttacttattttgttttctttagaaAAACAGTATGAAACAAATGTTGCCTTATCactaaaatatttctattattttatattattttattaaaatatttgtgattatatatttaacttttttctcTCTATAAAATCCTctcacttttttcttcttcttctatatTATTAAAAGTTTGACTCTGGCTCAGCCGAATAAAAACTAAGTAATTGACTATGATAAAAAGTCTTCCatcattaaaacaaaataataaaataaaaattaatttttaaagatcaaaataattaattgtaatagtaactaaattataaaacattttagaaaaaaaaattgatttctaaattaatttttattattgttaaataatttttaaattaatatctaattaataaaattgatttctaaattaatttttaaattgatatgtaGTTAGTAATCAAAGTTTCAACTAATAATTATATTTGAAGATTACATCATGTTTAATATTAACATCTTAATATATTTAACCTTATATATTGGACCAATGACCAAAATTTGCTATCTCAAAAGaactaatttcttttttaactcagaaaaaaataatctaaaaagAAATCGTGATAGAAAATATAAAACTCTCAAACAAACGataacttaaatataataattaatttaaaaatattatctaaataaaattcACATTAAACACTCAATTTATATCCTTTATCTTATCTAATAactttaatcaaaataaaaataattttcgtTATTTATActagatatattttttaaatagaatgGAATGGTATCCATATTTGACTCTAGTGTTGATAAGTAGATGTTTAGTTTTTCATCtcaaattcatatttcatacaaaattaCATCAAActcaatgaaaaaaatattttccatggAATGAAAGAAAACTGAATGCAgaagtaaatatttatatatatatatatatatatatatatatatatatatatatatatatatatatatatatatatatgaatgatgtaGATGCAAGAATACCTAGTGTGCTTCCATTGAAGTCCATGAATGAATCTGATGCACCAAATTACCACACCACCCTTCCATGTTTAATGAACTAGGTTTAGGAGTTAGAGGGTAAATGAAAAGTGTTGGAAAGGGTGGAATGGTAGTTTCGATGAAGTATAGTAGTTGAGTACTTGAGTTGGTTCAGCGAAGCATACGGGAGCAATTATTTGAAGGTACTAATTTCTTTGCTCCCTCCAACCTCTCCTTCCAtaaccaaacaaaacaaaacccaATTCTCGAGTCTCCCTATTTATTTCTGACACCCTTCCCTTTATgtgcataaataaataatcatcATATtccttaattaattattaaatatcattttaatattttcaaatttgttattattacaGTCTGTGAGGTCAGGTTTCTTTACTGCTGTCTGACCACTGACGAGTGAATGAGAAGTAAAGCAACtcttattttattcaaaaaaaatatcCCTGCCATCAAAGACTACCAACCATTATCTTCTCATTTACCTTTAATTGTGTTTAATTAGTGCAAATTGAAACCTTTTGGGATTCTGTTGATTAGGTAGAAGGAGAAACACAACCATATTTAAAATCCTAGATTGATTAGTAGTTATATGTTTCTTCTTGCCAAAATGTATTTGTTTTATTAGCTTCTTCCTATGCCTTTTTTTTGTCGGAAGTGTGGTTTGATAAAATAGTTTAGGCTTAAAATCAAactatattcaattttaaaagcTATTAGTACGATAGAAAGATTGTTTCTGcagtgatttttaaaaaaatgttcaatTAATCTAAATAGGCACATACCATTCCCCAGGCAAGCTCAGTTGGGTAAACTGCTTTGGTGAAAGTGACTTGCATTTAAGTCCACCTCCAAATAGTAATAGTGCGAGAGTTCATGAGAGAGCCACTGTGCTGTGTGTGGTTCATTCAAATAATTAATCtccttttcaaaatatttgttcTGTGTTTCCCATAATAAATCTTGTGGGTAACAGTTGTATGATTAAAAGTTAATGATTTTTTGAAACGAATAAAACTTTCATGAAGAGATTATTACAATGCAACCTGAATATGATTCAAAGATCATATTTTGGATCCAATTCAAGAAATTGCCAGAAAATCTGGATTCTATACATATACATTACTGATCTGACAAATGGAATTGAGGGCTGAGGATAAGTCTTGTGATGGACCACTAAACATCATGTGGGATGAGGTAACCCATCATATTTTATGGGTAATTTGAactttattgtttttgttattacCTAAGATATTAGTTTATGTAGACAAAACAAGTATTACTACAATGGTACAAAAGATTCTGGAATAGGGGAAAAAGATTTTCCAAAAGATCCTGTTTTGCATCATGCACAAAACAGACTTCAGATTCCCGTGACACTTTAATCTACGCAAAAATAAAAGCCCCAAGCTTCGCAATTTGCATCACATTTTACCCCCCCACATCACCCTCTCTACCTACTCTgcacctctctctctctctctaggAACTAGCAAGTGCAAGTGTGTTTTCCCAACCAGAGTAATCTGTCAAACAAAACCCCTGCTACACTCTAGCATCCTACCCCCACTTTATCTAGTAATAAAAGTACGGTGCTACACTTGCGGTTACATAAATCAAGTGTTGCGGGTGTTCTAGAGATCAATGATCAGTTCTTCGGCTTCGTTTTTGAGGCAGTTGAGTGCCAAGGAGTCTTGAAAACCAACGTCCAAACCAGTGTAGTGGGAAAGAGAGATATATTAGAAGTGGTTGGGGAGTGAGCGTCGGAGAGTGTGAATCGAATGGAAGGGTTTAACATGCTCGGAAATGAGGAGAGTGGGGTGATGGGGAGGAAGAGGGTGATGGTGGTGGTTGATGACACTTCACATTCCAAGCATGCAATGATGTGGGCGCTTACTCATGTAACTAATAAGGGTGATTCCTTGACTCTGCTTCATATTGTACCCCCTCACAAGGGTTCTGAACCTTCTTGTTCCACCAATCTTGTCAATTATCTTGCGTCCCTTTGCAAAGATTGCAAGCCAGGGGTAAGTTGGCTGTGTTTGTTTGTGGCAAGTTTGATTGTATTGTATGTTTGTTATTCTTTCCTTTTTCATATACTGTGTTCAAACAGAGAGCAGATCTTATCTTCAGCTCTTCAGTTTCCATTCTGTGCGTCTAGAAAGGCAAGCGATGGTCATTGCGCTTGGTAGATCTTGATTCAAGTTGGTCTTTGGTTTTTCATTGCTGTTCAATAATAGTGGAGTAGGAAGTcccttctttttttttcttttaacatcACCTCTTATGATGCCATTGTTTCTTTtccaacttttcttttctttagaTGGCAAACGGTCTTAGCTTCTTGCGTTGGtccctttttctattttcacttTTCAGAGAGAAATTATGAGAAGTTTTCAGATGTTTCAGCTTTTCTTTTGACAGTTCTTCCTATGTTGTTCCCACCCTCATTGAATAAAGAGTTACTGATAAGGTTATGGTCTGACATAGGTTGAAGTGGAAGCACTCGTTATCCAAGGACCAAAACTGGCCACAGTAATGAGCCAAGTAAAGAAGTTGGAGGTCTCTGTCCTGGTACTGGGCCAAAAGAAGTCATCTTCTCTTTTAAGCTGGTGAGTCTTGGCATCCACACAACTGCAGTCAGAAATATTTGAtaccaaattttaaatttcttgtTTACTCAGTTTGAGTTTTTAAGCGATTCAGAGTATGCAGTTTAACGAGttaagaattatttctgcagtATTTGTGGAAGCAGCGGAAGCAGTTGTACGGAGGAGTTTGTGAAGCATTGCATCAATAAAGCAGAGTGCTTGACAATTGGAGTGAGGAAGAGAAGCCAGGGCACAAATGGATACCTGATTAGCACTAGGTGGCAGAAGAACTTCTGGCTCTTGGCTTAGATTGAAAATTTAGATGCTGCTAGTTCAGATCCTAGAATGGATAAAAGGGGTAAGTGGTAAAAGCAACCTTTGTATCTGCATCGTCATCTATAATCTATATCACCCTGTAACTAGTTCTAACCATATCGTGTACTAATGTTGAGTGACCATGAAATCTgactttaataaaaataatctaaTTGCCCATGCTTGTGAACAAATATATGTTTCGTTCTTCAGCGATAGAGCAGAGCAAAAGAAAGTCATCATCAGGGGCCACTGTTAATTTTCGCAGTCCCTTATATTGAGAAGTGTACCAtactatataattaatataaagtaCCATATTTCAATTTATCGTTTAAATTATGTGTATTGTAAATCACATGCAGTTTACCCACTCTTCGCGGTTTACTAGAACCggtaattttttttgtcaataaaCGTTAATTATATGAATGTGTGCACtttcaaaaataacaaaaagttGAGAAGGGCGCGATTTTACAGTGCAGTGCTAGGATAGTAGGTAAACGAAAGAACCTTGTATTAAGAATTTTGGGTAATCTAACAATAAATAAGCGAAGTGATTTTAGAGTTTTTGTAACTATCTATTACTGGCTTCCAAAAGGCTGAAACCTGCTTCAAGCGTAGCTAAACAAACTAGACCTTATCTTCTAATTTATCATTTACAAGAGGAAGCAATTCCATCTTACTACGAGGGGTCCTGGGAGTCCTGGGGGTCCGAGGAGTTCCAGGGACTGGTGGCTGTTGGGAGAGCATGTGCCTCACATAACCATAGAATGTACAACCCACAAGAGTCACGGCACATCCAACagaatttaaatatgaaattggGTTCCTAAATATCAGCCAAGAAACAAGGACAGCAACTGCAACCTGCACAAACAACATTATTCTggttagtttttaaaatgtaaaataattattactttgGTCTCATTTTCtcgtttaaaaattattgagtACATCAATTACCGTGACAAAATAATGTCATTTGCTCTTgtttataacaataacaaaacgTGAAAAtgactaattaaaataaataagggTTTCTaggaatataaattattttttcttgatattttaaagtaagaaaataattaagactaaatattccaaaaaatcacaaataaaatgaaagagTTTGAGAGAGTGGGATTAACATATAGTTAAGTTTCACCGTCAAGAAAACTCACTAATCCTTTAACACGAGCACATTACCATGCACTTAATGACTAACATGGAAGGTCAAAGAATGAAGATTAATAAATTGAATGCCACTAGGGAGTAAATGTTAAGGCAGAATGAAACAAAGTCCAAGAGAAACGCATCTCGTGCAGGAAGAATGTGGGCTTACAGCTCAGGGTATTAGATACTATGAAAAATGTACAATTTCTCAAAATACATTAATACGAAATCATAATGCATGaagttataaataataaatctcACCTTAAGATTTCCGGCAACATTAAATGTCACAGCAGTGGTGGAGTGAATCACGTAAAAAATGGAGAAGTTAAGACAGAAAGCCAACACCCCGGAGCTAAAAATAATGATGAGAGCCGACCAAGGATATGGATGGGTACCAAACCATTCAAGGATTCCATTGCCTTCAAGTAACAGGGCAGGAAGCGCCAAGATCATGGTTGCAAAAGGTGCCATGTAATAAACTGTGTTTATGCTAAAGAGATATGCAAAGAAAAGTTAGTCTGTATGCTGCATAAACGTCATGGGAAAGCAATTCAGAGAAACCAAGACTTGACCCGAATAAAATAGTACAGCCAAGACAAATACAAGGAATAACAAAAAGCCAATCGTCATTGCCAAAAAAAACGCCTTGGGTGCAATTTCAGTGGAACAGTATTAAGTAGTTCATTTTACTCAAAGTGGAACTCTTACATTGTTATTCCTTTCTGAGGAAAGACATCCACAAACAGCTTCACTCTATCAATATTGACCTGGTGAtagctcttctttttctttgaaggtttcaCTCATCTATAAGTTTCGATTTGCACCTTAATTCAGCCTATAACTAACCCTTCCCTAACAACATCAAATAGTTCATTTACTTTATGTGCACCCTAATTCAGCCTATAAATATCCCTTTTCCTAACAACATATAGTTCATTTTACTTAACGTAGAACTCGTGAAATTGCTACTCCTTTTTGAGGAAGGACATCCACAACTCAAAAGACTAGTCCATTAGATGGGAAAACCTCAAGGCTTTAAGTTCGTATCTCATCCTACTCAATGTAGGAGTCCTAACATAACTTTTACAAAGGCTTGAGGCATGACCCTAACCTTGGAATGAGGCAAAGCCTCCCCTCCTAAACTttcaagtacacaaaaaataaaatatcaccAGTTATCCGGTGACAACACTTTTCCGTTTCTTTTGAAGCAAACAAATCCAAAGGAACTCAAGAAACATTGTTGTGATCAGAAATGCTTGTTTCCATACTATACTAAGACATACTGCTTAGCTACATGCCTACAACAATAAAGATGCATGTGAAGGTGTCGTATCTATACTTCAAAATGCACTCTTCAGTTTTAGTATTCTCATATAGCATAAATATTgatcattaataaataaaataaccaTATAAAGGGCCTTCTACATTAACTTATGGgtgaaattcataattttttgcTTTGACTTATTTGCTTGTGTTTGTTAGTAATTGACTTGTTGCAACTATGCACTAAGCAGTACCCAGAGGTGTTCTTAGCTCCAATGTAGAATACTTCCTAGCTCTACATAAGAAAAATGGTTAATAAAAAACGCAATGTATGGGGTAAAACCCACTTTccataataaagaatattacAGACGTGGAAATAAATTTGAAGGGGAAAGTCTACATAGTGGGAAATCCAGAAATgggaaaaataaagaaaggaaagaaaaccaaaatacaAAGTTAGCAACAACAAGGGAATTCAAGCATAGAGGTGGTACCTGTCAAATTTGTATCCATGCAGAAGAGATTCTGCAAGAATAGTCTTGGTAGATGTAGCCAGGCAGCCAAATAATGCAGCACAAAATCCAAACATATTAAAACTAAGCTCTGTTACAGACGTGAGAAGAATCCCTCCGACAATGGGTACAAGAGAAGCCCAAATACGCCAGTCAAAATACTTCCTCCACACTAGCCATTGCAAAACAACTGCACCAGTTTACCAAGATCAGGTGTAATTGTAAATATCCTCAAATCTCAATATAAAGCAGGTAGAATATATGTGGCAGAAATGTTAACACCGACTATTAAACCTACCTGTGGTGGCAGGTGTGAATGACTTTATTGTCTGCATAAAAGAAACTGGAATGTATCGTAGGCTCACATTCCCCAACACGATGTTAATACAAAACACAAATGACATTGGAAATATTCTTCGCCAGCGATCTTCAGGGTCAACAGTTATCAGTGGCTTAAGTTTCAGCACCTTAATTACCACATATCCCCCAATGGCTGAACAGATAAAGTGGACTGATGAAACACATAGGGGAAACTTGAAATCCAATTTCtgcaaaaaaaagaaaaaaaaaggtaaagtGTTTATAATCAATACAACGACAACGAATCCTAAATACACATGGAATGTGGAAAATAAGTGGTCAGTGTTGATAAACCTTTTTATTCATTATAACACAAGCACAGAACATATAAAAACTCGGCGATCACAATCAATTTGGCCCCGTTACAAAACTTTTTCTACAGATCAATGTCATCATGAAATGATTATTTTGAAACAACTCCCTTGAAAATGGAGTTTTGAGAACCAGGAATGAAAACTAAGAAAACCATCACACCTTTACTGACAAGCAAAAAACAGAATAGAATCTTGTAGAATGTACACACCAATAGAAAGCCTAATCTCCAAGGGAAAAAAATACACTTTCTAGAAGCTTTAAACCACACATAAAAAAAGACACAATTACTGCTGTTCACAAACGAAACCACACATCATACCagtaagaatatttttttaatttattttcaattcacACTAAGTTATACTCCACAGTAGGAAAGTTACATTACAGTTAcagtatttttcagattttagTTCAGCTGTTTAAATTCACATGACAGATTCCAAGATTCAAAAACAGATGGATTTTGCAATGATTAACAAACGATAGTCTCAGGTCAATTGCGCCATAAACAAAACATctagatttaaattaaattcataacaagatcagagagaaaataaaatcaaacaaaaccCAGGctaataatttgagaaattaagAGAAACCTACGCACGCAGAAGTACCGGGCAATTAACTAAATCAGTAACGAAACACGATTATTGAATTACAATCTAACTCGGTGGACACGCTAGGATCACGTTTAGTTTTGTTATTAATTATGACTATCTTCGTTAATTTTAAAAGCCACTTCAAACAGGCACAAAAAAACTCGATCCAGACGCACAACATGGATTTCGACTAAGATATGAAACTCTACAAATCAAAACACATCGCCGAAAATAGCAATCTGCAGAAACACTAAAAAAACAGTAATCCATGGCAATTTCATTCCGACAGTTTCACGATGCACGAGGCATCCGTGTGGAGCATCCTAGCGGCGGAATCTAAGAAAATGGACGAGATGACAGAAAAGAAATCTCATGAATTAGAAAAGAAGAAGCGAATCGGCGGATGTTTGGAAAATGAAATGAGAGGAAGAGAAGTGCGGGAACCTGGAAGATCCACTTGTTGACGATGATTACGGTGACGTTGAAAGCCCACCACTGAAGGATGGACAAGAGAGATCTGATATCGCTCCCCTGGAAAACGAAACTCTCTTCCATCTACGGTTTCAGAGGCGCAACTATTGCGTGTTGTAGCTACGAGAATAGGAATGAAGAGCGAGAGGAGGGTCGAACTCGTAACGGTGAATGACGAGTAAGAGGCACCTCTTCTGCTCTCTGCAATCTGCGTtccctctctttctctctctctctctcccttttATTATGCCAAGAAAAATATTTCGAAACGTTTCGGTTCGATTTCGCTCTCTCCCTGTCACGCCATGGAAATTTTATGTTTCTTTCTGCTTTGGTTGGTGGGGTATGTGGGTCCCACGGTATTCCAGCTCCGAGGTTCAGGGTCAATTTGGTCAGAAATCAAGATCGCTGCTTTACCATCAACATTCCCCACTTCTTCAAAACTCTATTAATTCTCCATTTCTTTTTCTTACGCTCAAGTCTTAGTTTTTCCTACAATACTTTTTATTCGGAATTTATTAACCAATGCTTTTAACCTAGTCCTAATGAATGGCtgaaattaatttagtttaagaGACCATACTCTTTTGATTATATCTTTttggataaaaatattatattatttccttaataaaatGTCATCTTATCTTACTGTTTCTTTTAAAGTaagatttttaataaaatatttgtagatGATTGTTTCCTTGTATTGCATTGCATTAATAGCTAAATTGGCgttttaaatattaatgtgGTAAATTTTTTCATGCTTAACAAAATCGTTTAAAGGTTTTCCTAAGTAATTGTTCCCCAGTATTGTATTGCATTCATGTAAGCGCAGTTCAcatttatgttttaaatattaatttaattaatattaagttaggtgatttaattaattaattaattaattaatatcgAATCATGATTGAGTTAGCGGTGTTCGAATTTAATATGgaataattaattgatattttatacTCTTCccgttttaattttaattcagtGCGTGTTTGAATTAGAGACTGTGATTCATGCTTCACCAGtgtattttttaacaaataggtgttatttagttatattactataaaattatgaattatattgtAAAACGCTATTTAACAAATTGGTATTAATCAAAAGAGTTTAATTCTATATATAGTTAGTGTAAAAAGTTAACTAAATTGTCgttaaattgaaattaaaatgttaCTCAAAATCATGGTTGAAttagtaattataaaaaatgaaacttcTTTTTATGATATAATGTGAAAATTACCTtatctttaaattatatttcaagTAATAATACTAATGATGTTAGTCTTAAAAATGGTAATATTATTGAATCGTTTATAAAAGATATTAATATAGAATAtgatatattttgatattttcttaagaggatatataatttattttaatcaatccaaaaacaaaacgaCGACTGTGATACGCCTTTCTAAGGATGGTTTATCTTTCTCTCTATTACTTTAAGtgtaattaataactaattttgtATGTTGtacatttaattaaaaaatttaaaaagtaaagtTTAACGCTAAAGCATCTTTATTTTAAAGTAAAGGTGTGtttgataaaaaagaaagaaaatatatagtttcgcagaaatcttaaatttaaaatataatgttttcATACTTGATTTATCTCTTATAAAATAACATTCCTataaaatcaagtttttaaaaattaactttaatcAAAATTTTCACACACAAAATCTTATATgctataaaaatttaattttttatgacaaaatattatattatccTTATTAAATCATAAATATATACCCTTAATGAAACAATTAATGAAATTCttttataatgataataaattttattgtgtttttattttaccTAACTGTAAGTAATCCAAGTTGAATCaaatttaatctttttttttctataatctaataaatttatttggttGAATTTCGTCATTAAATtggataatataaaaaa harbors:
- the LOC137820164 gene encoding UDP-galactose transporter 1, producing MEESFVFQGSDIRSLLSILQWWAFNVTVIIVNKWIFQKLDFKFPLCVSSVHFICSAIGGYVVIKVLKLKPLITVDPEDRWRRIFPMSFVFCINIVLGNVSLRYIPVSFMQTIKSFTPATTVVLQWLVWRKYFDWRIWASLVPIVGGILLTSVTELSFNMFGFCAALFGCLATSTKTILAESLLHGYKFDSINTVYYMAPFATMILALPALLLEGNGILEWFGTHPYPWSALIIIFSSGVLAFCLNFSIFYVIHSTTAVTFNVAGNLKVAVAVLVSWLIFRNPISYLNSVGCAVTLVGCTFYGYVRHMLSQQPPVPGTPRTPRTPRTPRSKMELLPLVNDKLEDKV